From a single Paenibacillus sp. FSL W8-0426 genomic region:
- a CDS encoding VOC family protein — translation MAVKLKRLSIYVKEMKKSLDFYRALGLEIPEKANEEHHFEVPYNDIILSFDTWESAQTILGDQPKPAGYRMEIAFQFDSKEALDESYSRLTVQGYEGHFEPNDTPWGERYAIIKDPDGNLISLVA, via the coding sequence ATGGCAGTGAAGTTAAAAAGATTATCGATTTACGTCAAAGAGATGAAGAAGTCCCTGGATTTTTATCGGGCATTGGGCTTGGAAATACCGGAAAAGGCAAATGAAGAACATCATTTCGAAGTACCATACAACGATATTATTCTTTCCTTTGATACTTGGGAATCGGCGCAGACGATTCTAGGCGACCAGCCGAAGCCGGCCGGTTATCGAATGGAGATCGCTTTTCAGTTTGACAGTAAGGAAGCGCTGGATGAATCGTATAGCCGATTGACAGTACAAGGATATGAAGGGCATTTTGAACCAAACGATACCCCTTGGGGCGAGCGTTATGCGATCATAAAGGACCCTGACGGCAATTTGATCAGTTTGGTCGCTTGA
- a CDS encoding helix-turn-helix transcriptional regulator, whose amino-acid sequence MTHSFHPVHSPKLQPELQQPWYNFREYPSNPRLESHVASFWTMDFRPVPGKPSHRVIPDGCIDIVVDLLSPSSRKAAYIVGLTTRSEVLQFSEARSLFGIRIYSESARSILKIPLSAFTGQRIYLEDVLGFKEMYWVEEILSATTISEIVAVAEYHLVRMLADSDIAMNPLVYESLQIIYGRKGNLSVTNLANQVHFSERHLRRVFNQELGLGPKEMLGIIRFQSTLQDFFRGGYSSLADLALKYGYYDESHFANTFKQYYGLSLRSLISKKRRSPIFPI is encoded by the coding sequence ATGACTCATTCATTCCATCCCGTTCATTCTCCCAAATTGCAACCGGAGCTGCAACAGCCATGGTATAATTTCCGGGAATATCCATCTAATCCTCGCTTGGAATCACATGTGGCTTCTTTTTGGACCATGGATTTTCGTCCTGTTCCAGGCAAACCTTCGCATCGAGTTATACCGGATGGCTGTATCGATATTGTCGTGGATCTTCTTTCTCCATCCAGCCGAAAGGCTGCCTATATTGTGGGTCTTACAACTCGATCAGAAGTGCTGCAGTTCTCTGAAGCTCGATCATTATTTGGCATTCGGATATATTCAGAATCAGCTCGTTCTATTCTAAAGATACCTCTTTCGGCGTTTACGGGACAGCGTATCTACTTGGAAGATGTTTTGGGTTTCAAAGAAATGTACTGGGTAGAAGAGATACTATCAGCCACTACGATCTCCGAAATTGTTGCGGTTGCCGAGTATCATTTGGTCCGAATGCTGGCGGATAGCGATATAGCAATGAACCCACTTGTGTATGAAAGCTTGCAGATTATTTATGGCCGAAAAGGGAATTTATCCGTAACGAATTTGGCCAATCAAGTCCACTTTAGTGAACGACATCTTAGAAGGGTATTTAATCAGGAGCTGGGCTTAGGTCCGAAGGAGATGCTTGGGATAATCCGATTTCAAAGCACACTGCAGGATTTTTTTCGGGGGGGTTATTCCAGTTTAGCGGATCTTGCGCTCAAATACGGCTATTACGATGAGTCCCATTTTGCCAACACATTTAAGCAATATTATGGCTTGTCTCTTAGAAGCTTGATAAGTAAGAAACGAAGGAGTCCGATTTTTCCTATTTGA
- a CDS encoding DUF3221 domain-containing protein, with protein MKKVMLFILISMIILPGCFNKDEKEHYPVYEGTVVFKTDEDDKYKFLVLQNISKKDLEKGNLELFIELAQDQPEASYYFVDKEAYESIDVGQRVNITADFNQQESLPPIRTVVNIEKINE; from the coding sequence ATGAAAAAAGTAATGCTGTTCATCTTAATCAGTATGATTATACTTCCTGGCTGTTTTAACAAGGATGAGAAAGAGCATTATCCAGTTTACGAGGGAACTGTAGTATTTAAAACAGATGAAGATGACAAGTACAAATTTCTTGTTCTTCAAAATATAAGTAAGAAAGATTTAGAGAAAGGTAATCTTGAACTTTTTATAGAACTAGCACAAGACCAACCGGAAGCCTCGTATTATTTTGTCGATAAAGAGGCTTATGAATCAATTGATGTAGGGCAAAGAGTAAATATCACTGCTGACTTTAACCAACAAGAATCCTTGCCACCCATTAGGACGGTTGTGAATATTGAAAAAATCAATGAATAA